The Sulfitobacter sp. DSM 110093 genome includes a window with the following:
- a CDS encoding oligopeptide/dipeptide ABC transporter ATP-binding protein, which translates to MSLLEIDKLSVTFDGEDGPVHAVNDLSLSISRGETLGIVGESGSGKSQTAFSIMGLLAPNGRTAGSVRFDRQEILGAKPKVLNKLRAERIAMIFQDPMTSLNPYMRIADQMTEVLTLHHGMSKRAALAESVRMLDAVKIPAAKERIRLFPHEFSGGMRQRVMIAMSLLCKPDLLIADEPTTALDVTVQAQIMDLLGDLQKDFGMATILITHDLGVVAGFCERVLVMYGGRVMEQGPTEPLFAEPTHPYTRGLLAAVPRVDDQDATMKAIPGNPPNMAAPPEGCPFRPRCTYAGEDCRVMPPLAPFAQGRARACHRPIAEVTA; encoded by the coding sequence ATGTCTCTGCTGGAAATCGACAAGCTCTCTGTCACCTTCGACGGCGAAGATGGCCCCGTGCATGCGGTCAACGACCTGTCGCTGTCGATCAGCCGGGGCGAAACCTTGGGCATCGTCGGCGAAAGCGGCTCGGGCAAGAGCCAGACCGCCTTCTCGATTATGGGCCTGCTCGCGCCGAACGGGCGCACCGCTGGCTCGGTCCGGTTTGACAGGCAAGAGATTTTGGGCGCCAAACCCAAGGTGCTGAACAAACTCCGGGCCGAGCGGATCGCGATGATCTTCCAAGACCCGATGACATCGCTCAATCCCTATATGCGCATCGCCGATCAGATGACCGAGGTGCTGACCCTGCACCACGGCATGTCGAAACGCGCGGCACTGGCGGAATCGGTGCGGATGCTGGACGCGGTGAAAATCCCCGCAGCCAAAGAGCGCATTCGTCTCTTCCCGCATGAATTTTCGGGCGGGATGCGCCAGCGGGTGATGATCGCAATGTCGCTGCTGTGCAAGCCCGACCTGCTGATCGCGGATGAGCCAACCACCGCGCTTGATGTAACGGTGCAGGCGCAGATTATGGACCTATTGGGCGATCTGCAAAAGGATTTCGGCATGGCCACGATCCTCATCACCCATGACCTTGGCGTCGTCGCGGGCTTCTGCGAGCGGGTGTTGGTGATGTACGGTGGTCGAGTGATGGAGCAGGGCCCGACCGAGCCGCTCTTTGCCGAGCCGACGCACCCCTATACCCGTGGCCTTTTGGCCGCCGTGCCGCGGGTCGATGACCAAGACGCCACCATGAAGGCGATCCCCGGCAACCCGCCCAACATGGCCGCCCCGCCCGAAGGCTGCCCCTTCCGCCCGCGCTGCACCTACGCCGGCGAAGATTGCCGCGTGATGCCGCCACTTGCGCCTTTTGCCCAAGGCCGCGCCCGTGCCTGCCACCGCCCGATTGCGGAGGTCACCGCATGA
- the oppB gene encoding oligopeptide ABC transporter permease OppB → MLSYILKRLAIAIPTLLVLIVISFLLMHSAPGGPFTSERELPPQVLANLNAKYGLDDPLWKQIGSYVWGIVSDFDFGPSFVYKDRSVNEIIAQGFPITLTYGLLSFAVAVIVGVGLGVAAAVRHNSLLDYVAVGVSIGAQVLPNFVMAPILVLVFTLWLGWLPGGGWQGPEYWIMPVIALSTSFMASIARITRSSMLEVLTSNHIRTARAKGLPERRVILRHALKPAMLPVISYLGPAFVAMITGSVVVDIYFSTGGIGKAFVDSALNRDYAVMMGVTILVGALTIFFNLVVDILYGWIDPKIRY, encoded by the coding sequence TTGCTCAGCTACATTCTCAAGCGCCTTGCGATTGCGATCCCGACACTTTTGGTGTTGATCGTGATTTCCTTCCTGCTGATGCATTCCGCCCCCGGCGGGCCGTTCACATCCGAGCGGGAATTACCGCCGCAGGTGCTGGCCAACCTCAACGCGAAATACGGGTTGGATGATCCGTTGTGGAAACAGATCGGCAGCTATGTCTGGGGCATTGTTTCTGACTTCGATTTCGGGCCGAGCTTTGTCTACAAAGACCGTTCGGTGAATGAGATCATCGCCCAAGGTTTCCCGATCACGCTGACCTATGGGCTGTTGTCCTTTGCCGTGGCGGTGATCGTCGGCGTTGGCCTTGGCGTGGCCGCAGCGGTGCGGCACAACTCACTGCTCGATTATGTCGCGGTTGGGGTTTCCATCGGGGCGCAGGTCTTGCCGAATTTCGTCATGGCGCCGATCTTGGTGCTGGTCTTTACGCTCTGGCTTGGTTGGTTGCCCGGTGGTGGCTGGCAGGGGCCGGAATACTGGATCATGCCGGTGATTGCGCTGTCGACTTCTTTCATGGCCTCGATTGCTCGGATCACCCGCTCGTCGATGCTTGAGGTGCTGACCTCGAACCACATCCGCACCGCGCGGGCCAAGGGGCTGCCCGAACGCCGGGTGATCCTGCGCCATGCGCTGAAACCCGCGATGCTGCCGGTGATTTCATATCTGGGACCGGCCTTCGTGGCGATGATCACCGGCTCTGTGGTGGTCGATATTTACTTCTCCACCGGCGGCATCGGCAAGGCTTTCGTCGATTCAGCGCTCAACCGCGATTACGCGGTGATGATGGGCGTGACGATCCTCGTTGGGGCGCTGACCATCTTCTTCAACCTCGTGGTCGATATCCTTTACGGGTGGATCGACCCCAAGATCCGGTACTGA
- a CDS encoding ABC transporter permease subunit, translating into MVMTSEQRVEASELAGKGRSPWADARRRFFRNKAALMGLVILGFVVAFALFGNSLAQWSNEELDYNVMGQIVELGGPSIESGHYFGTDDLGRDLFARTVQGTQISLAVGLVGALIACVVGTLYGAVAGYFGGRTDSIMMRLVDIFMAVPYMFVLILLLVMYGRSITILFAGVGLISWMEMARIVRGQTLTIKGREFVEAARATGVSAPVIILRHIVPNLLGVIAVYATLLVPLMILTESFISFLGLGIQEPLTSLGALISEGAGTIAYGTTWQLGFPLLFFCLTLFGLFFIGDGLRDALDPKDR; encoded by the coding sequence ATGGTGATGACATCCGAACAACGGGTCGAAGCCAGCGAGCTTGCGGGCAAGGGGCGTTCCCCTTGGGCCGACGCACGGCGGCGGTTCTTCCGCAACAAGGCGGCGCTGATGGGTCTGGTGATCCTCGGCTTCGTCGTGGCCTTTGCGCTTTTCGGCAACAGCCTCGCGCAATGGTCTAACGAGGAATTGGACTACAACGTCATGGGCCAGATCGTCGAACTGGGTGGGCCGTCGATTGAAAGCGGCCATTACTTTGGCACCGATGATCTGGGGCGCGATCTGTTCGCACGGACCGTGCAAGGCACGCAGATCAGCCTCGCTGTGGGCCTTGTCGGGGCGCTGATCGCCTGCGTCGTCGGCACGCTCTACGGCGCGGTGGCGGGTTACTTCGGCGGGCGTACCGACAGCATCATGATGCGGCTCGTCGATATCTTCATGGCCGTGCCCTATATGTTCGTGCTGATCCTGCTCTTGGTGATGTATGGCCGCTCGATCACCATCCTCTTTGCCGGTGTTGGTCTGATTTCATGGATGGAGATGGCCCGCATCGTGCGCGGCCAAACCCTGACCATCAAGGGCCGCGAATTCGTCGAAGCCGCCCGCGCCACGGGCGTTTCGGCCCCGGTCATCATCCTGCGCCATATCGTGCCCAACCTGCTGGGCGTGATCGCCGTTTACGCTACACTGCTGGTCCCGCTGATGATCCTGACGGAAAGCTTCATTTCGTTCCTTGGCCTTGGCATTCAGGAACCGCTGACCTCCCTCGGGGCGCTGATCTCCGAAGGGGCGGGGACCATCGCCTATGGCACTACCTGGCAGTTGGGTTTCCCACTGCTGTTCTTCTGTCTCACGCTCTTTGGCCTGTTCTTTATCGGCGACGGATTGCGTGACGCCCTCGACCCCAAGGATCGCTGA
- a CDS encoding oligopeptide/dipeptide ABC transporter ATP-binding protein, translating into MSPLLSVRDLHVRFPITRAGDMPWTKPRFLHAVNGVSFDLEPGKTLGVVGESGCGKSTLARGLIQMVPATGQVNWRGETDLLSLSPRRMKPYRSEIQMVFQDPLASLNPRMTLGQIIAEPLRTHRPEISAKERRARVAQMMERVGLLPQMINRYPHEFSGGQCQRIGIARALIVEPKLLICDEPVSALDVSIQAQVIELLKELQRDLGLAMIFIAHDLSVVKNISDEVMVLYLGRIMEKAPKAQLYDNPQHPYTQALLSAVPIPDPVAERAKKIVPMTGDMPSPMNPPSGCVFRGRCPRAQADCAEVVPEPGSDVHQVACIHPGPMLENEMTGGR; encoded by the coding sequence ATGAGCCCGCTTCTGTCTGTTCGCGATCTGCACGTTCGTTTCCCCATCACCCGCGCTGGCGATATGCCTTGGACGAAGCCGCGTTTCCTACATGCTGTGAACGGGGTGAGCTTTGATCTGGAGCCGGGCAAAACGCTTGGCGTGGTCGGCGAATCCGGCTGTGGTAAATCCACCCTTGCGCGGGGTTTGATCCAGATGGTCCCGGCGACGGGGCAGGTGAACTGGCGCGGAGAGACGGACCTGCTGTCACTTTCACCCCGCCGGATGAAGCCCTACCGTTCTGAGATCCAGATGGTGTTTCAAGACCCTCTGGCCTCGCTCAACCCCCGCATGACGCTGGGCCAGATCATCGCCGAGCCGCTGCGCACGCACCGGCCCGAGATCTCTGCCAAGGAACGCCGCGCCCGCGTGGCGCAGATGATGGAGCGCGTGGGTCTGCTGCCGCAGATGATCAACCGCTATCCGCATGAGTTCTCGGGCGGCCAGTGCCAACGCATTGGCATCGCCCGTGCCCTGATCGTGGAGCCGAAGTTGCTTATCTGCGACGAACCGGTCTCGGCCCTTGATGTATCGATCCAAGCGCAGGTGATTGAACTGCTCAAAGAGTTGCAGCGCGATTTGGGGCTGGCGATGATCTTTATCGCCCATGACCTAAGTGTGGTGAAAAACATTTCGGACGAGGTTATGGTGCTCTATCTCGGCCGCATCATGGAAAAGGCCCCCAAGGCGCAGCTCTACGACAATCCGCAGCACCCCTATACACAGGCCTTGCTGTCCGCCGTGCCGATCCCCGATCCGGTGGCTGAACGCGCCAAAAAGATTGTGCCGATGACTGGCGATATGCCGTCACCGATGAACCCGCCTTCGGGCTGTGTCTTCCGTGGCCGCTGCCCCCGTGCGCAGGCAGATTGCGCCGAGGTGGTGCCAGAGCCGGGCAGCGATGTGCATCAGGTGGCTTGCATCCATCCCGGCCCGATGCTGGAAAACGAAATGACAGGAGGGCGCTGA
- a CDS encoding peptide ABC transporter substrate-binding protein, whose amino-acid sequence MKFRTTLASSALALGLAFQAQAADVPEGVNLAEDQNYTFWLLDAIKSMDPQINTDVEGSDVLRNLFEGLYNEDGNGELVPGVALDHEVSEDGKTYTFNLRKDAKWSNGEPVTANDFVYSWRRLADPATASEYAWYMELMQVENAPEIIAGDTSAEDLGIRAVDDHTLEVKITTPLPYFPQMLVHGSIFPVLQSAVEEHGDDWTDAGTLVGNGAYKLVEHQLGERVVMEKSDTYWDADNVVMETITALTINDVNQALTRYLAGELDRVDIPAGQYPRLKKEYPEQAVSTPYNCSYIYMLNVGEKGPEALKNVNVRKALAYAIDRDIIVERILQGGQKPSYNWTHWAIADFERPELDWADNMDQAQRVEKAKELLAEAGYGPDNPLDLTLQYNTSEDHKKIAIAASQMLKQIGVNLTLDNYEWKVHTDRMQNQDYDMARYAWCGDYNEASTYLDLLTSYSGHNNGEFYNDAYDKLMKDSKTAEDPQPLYKDAERILAEEMPIIPIYHYANVDMIAEDIEGLPENNVNNTWYGKDLYRTAE is encoded by the coding sequence ATGAAATTTCGCACCACACTTGCATCCTCTGCACTGGCGCTCGGCCTTGCCTTTCAGGCGCAGGCCGCCGATGTGCCTGAGGGCGTGAACCTTGCCGAAGATCAAAACTACACCTTCTGGCTGCTCGACGCGATCAAGTCGATGGACCCGCAGATCAACACCGATGTCGAAGGTTCTGACGTGCTGCGCAACCTTTTTGAGGGGCTGTATAACGAAGACGGCAACGGCGAACTGGTGCCGGGTGTGGCGCTGGATCATGAGGTTTCCGAAGACGGTAAAACCTATACCTTCAACCTGCGCAAGGATGCCAAGTGGTCGAACGGTGAGCCGGTCACCGCAAACGATTTCGTCTATTCTTGGCGCCGCTTGGCTGACCCAGCGACCGCGTCGGAATACGCCTGGTACATGGAGCTGATGCAGGTCGAAAACGCGCCTGAAATCATCGCAGGCGACACATCCGCCGAAGATCTGGGCATCCGCGCGGTCGACGATCACACTCTTGAGGTCAAGATCACCACGCCGCTGCCCTATTTCCCGCAAATGTTGGTGCATGGCTCAATCTTCCCCGTGCTGCAAAGTGCGGTCGAAGAACATGGCGATGACTGGACCGATGCGGGCACATTGGTCGGCAACGGCGCCTATAAACTGGTCGAGCATCAGTTGGGCGAACGTGTCGTGATGGAGAAGAGCGACACCTATTGGGATGCCGACAACGTGGTGATGGAAACGATCACCGCGCTGACCATCAATGACGTGAACCAAGCGCTGACCCGCTATCTGGCAGGTGAGCTGGACCGCGTGGATATCCCCGCCGGGCAGTACCCGCGCCTGAAGAAAGAGTACCCCGAACAGGCGGTCTCAACCCCCTATAACTGCTCTTACATCTATATGCTGAACGTGGGCGAGAAGGGGCCGGAGGCGTTGAAAAACGTCAATGTGCGCAAAGCATTGGCTTATGCCATCGACCGCGACATTATCGTGGAGCGTATTTTGCAAGGCGGGCAAAAGCCGTCTTACAACTGGACCCATTGGGCGATTGCGGATTTCGAACGTCCCGAGTTGGATTGGGCCGACAATATGGATCAAGCGCAGCGCGTGGAGAAAGCCAAGGAATTGCTGGCCGAAGCAGGCTATGGCCCCGACAATCCACTTGATCTGACGCTGCAATATAACACGTCGGAAGATCACAAAAAGATCGCCATCGCGGCCTCGCAGATGCTCAAGCAGATCGGCGTGAACCTCACGCTGGATAACTACGAGTGGAAGGTCCACACCGACCGGATGCAGAACCAGGACTACGATATGGCGCGCTATGCGTGGTGCGGGGACTACAACGAAGCGTCGACCTACCTCGATCTGCTGACCTCTTATTCGGGCCACAACAACGGCGAGTTCTATAATGACGCCTATGACAAGCTCATGAAGGACAGCAAAACCGCCGAAGACCCGCAGCCGCTTTACAAAGACGCGGAGCGCATCTTGGCTGAGGAAATGCCGATCATTCCGATCTACCACTATGCTAACGTCGACATGATCGCGGAAGACATCGAAGGTCTGCCCGAGAACAACGTGAACAACACGTGGTACGGCAAAGACCTCTATCGTACCGCAGAGTAA